The Gammaproteobacteria bacterium genome has a window encoding:
- a CDS encoding penicillin-binding protein 1A: MKLFNNFLRRILFGILALGLLGLVGLGASFAILIPQLPSVEMLRDIQFQVPLQVFAEDGQLIAEYGTKKRIPLSYDQVPEPMIKAVLAAEDDRFFHHPGVDYQGLVRAAVVLATTGEKAQGGSTITMQVARNFFLSNEKTYLRKLNEILLSFKIEHELTKEQILELYLNKIYLGNRAYGVGAAAQIYYGKPLAELSIDQFAMIAGLPKAPSRYNPIADPQRALLRRDYVLKRMRQLRFISDKEYETAKAQPSGATLHASAIGADAPYIGEMVRADLYAQYGEDAYTKGLNVYTTLNSSLQSASDTALRKGLLDFERRHGYRGPVRKVQIDSRADAAQLPDLLASDPDIGGLKPALILSTQASTATALLADGSKIKLEADGLSWALRSGKTNPVASGDVVYVENVTPGKWSLAQIPAVSGATVSIDPDNGAIRALSGGFDFYQSKFNRVIQAKRQPGSSFKPFIYSAALEHGFTAASIINDAPVVFDDPSLESAWRPENFSGKFYGPTRMREALTHSRNLVSIRLLQAVGPDVALDHATRFGFDRSHLPRNLSLALGSGEVTPLELARGYTVFANGGFLVQPYYISRIEDMNGKLLFQAKPVVACRECEPVITPSADGTTPTETAPAPTTTASGQPLAKRTVSPQNIYIMTSMMRDVIRAGTATRAMQLGRNDLAGKTGTTNDQRDAWFAGFNKDLVTVSWVGFDDSHPLGNDETGGRSALPIWMDVMRVALEGKPQIDPPQPPGIISVRIDPETGMLARGNQANAIFEIFKVEDAPQRQSDLPDDSVSSGSRGRDGGTASQPLF, encoded by the coding sequence ATGAAACTGTTTAACAATTTTCTGCGTCGCATCCTCTTCGGGATCCTGGCCTTAGGCCTCCTCGGCCTGGTCGGACTGGGTGCCTCATTCGCCATTCTGATCCCGCAGCTGCCATCGGTGGAAATGCTGCGCGACATCCAATTCCAGGTCCCGCTTCAGGTTTTTGCCGAGGACGGCCAGCTGATCGCTGAATATGGCACCAAAAAACGCATCCCGCTCAGCTACGATCAAGTCCCGGAGCCGATGATCAAGGCCGTACTCGCTGCCGAAGATGATCGCTTTTTTCATCATCCTGGGGTTGACTACCAAGGCCTGGTTCGTGCCGCCGTGGTATTGGCCACCACCGGTGAAAAGGCTCAGGGCGGCAGCACCATTACCATGCAGGTTGCGCGTAACTTCTTTCTCAGCAACGAAAAGACCTATTTGCGCAAACTCAACGAAATCCTGCTGTCCTTCAAGATCGAACATGAGCTGACCAAGGAACAAATCCTGGAGCTTTATCTGAACAAGATCTATCTCGGCAATCGTGCCTATGGTGTAGGCGCGGCTGCGCAAATTTATTATGGCAAGCCATTGGCCGAACTAAGCATCGATCAATTTGCCATGATCGCAGGCCTGCCCAAGGCCCCTTCGCGCTACAACCCCATCGCCGACCCACAGCGCGCCCTGTTAAGACGCGACTACGTCCTCAAACGGATGCGGCAACTGCGATTTATTTCCGACAAGGAATACGAAACGGCAAAGGCGCAACCCTCGGGGGCTACCTTGCACGCCTCCGCCATCGGCGCCGATGCACCCTACATCGGCGAAATGGTCCGTGCCGATCTTTACGCTCAATACGGTGAAGATGCCTATACCAAAGGCCTCAACGTTTACACCACCCTCAACTCATCGCTGCAATCCGCATCCGATACCGCACTGCGCAAGGGATTACTCGATTTCGAACGTCGCCACGGCTACCGTGGCCCGGTGCGCAAAGTACAAATTGACTCCCGCGCCGATGCCGCCCAGCTGCCCGATCTGCTCGCCTCGGATCCGGACATCGGTGGACTCAAGCCCGCATTGATTTTGTCGACTCAAGCCAGCACCGCCACTGCGCTGCTGGCCGATGGCAGCAAGATCAAACTCGAAGCAGATGGCTTATCCTGGGCCCTTCGTTCTGGCAAAACCAATCCCGTCGCCAGCGGCGATGTGGTCTATGTTGAAAACGTTACCCCCGGCAAGTGGTCTTTGGCACAAATCCCCGCAGTTTCGGGCGCGACCGTGTCTATCGATCCCGATAACGGCGCAATTCGCGCCTTAAGCGGCGGCTTCGATTTTTACCAGAGCAAATTCAATCGCGTGATCCAGGCCAAACGCCAGCCGGGCTCCAGCTTCAAGCCGTTTATCTATTCAGCGGCGCTGGAACATGGCTTCACTGCGGCCTCGATTATCAATGACGCGCCTGTCGTTTTCGACGACCCCAGCCTCGAATCCGCATGGCGGCCGGAAAACTTCAGCGGTAAATTCTATGGCCCGACCCGCATGCGCGAAGCCCTCACTCACTCGCGTAACCTGGTATCCATCCGTTTATTACAAGCCGTGGGCCCTGATGTCGCCCTCGACCACGCCACCCGCTTCGGGTTCGACCGCAGCCATCTGCCGCGCAACTTGTCGTTAGCCCTGGGCAGCGGTGAAGTCACCCCGCTCGAATTGGCGCGTGGCTATACCGTGTTCGCTAATGGCGGATTTCTGGTGCAGCCTTATTACATCTCACGCATCGAAGACATGAATGGCAAACTCCTGTTCCAGGCCAAACCCGTCGTCGCTTGTCGTGAATGCGAACCCGTGATCACCCCCAGCGCTGACGGCACAACGCCCACCGAGACGGCGCCCGCACCCACCACCACTGCCAGCGGCCAACCGCTGGCGAAGCGTACCGTCTCCCCGCAAAATATCTACATCATGACCAGCATGATGCGTGACGTCATCCGCGCAGGCACCGCCACCCGCGCGATGCAGCTTGGCCGCAACGACCTCGCCGGTAAAACAGGCACCACCAATGATCAGCGTGACGCCTGGTTCGCTGGCTTTAATAAAGACTTGGTTACCGTCAGCTGGGTTGGTTTCGATGATTCGCACCCGCTGGGCAACGATGAAACCGGTGGCCGTTCGGCCCTGCCGATCTGGATGGACGTCATGCGCGTCGCTTTAGAGGGCAAACCGCAAATCGATCCCCCGCAACCGCCGGGTATCATTAGCGTTCGCATCGATCCGGAGACAGGCATGTTAGCGCGCGGCAATCAGGCCAATGCCATTTTTGAAATTTTCAAGGTTGAAGATGCACCGCAACGACAAAGCGACCTGCCTGACGATTCCGTCTCCTCAGGCAGCCGCGGGCGCGATGGCGGCACGGCATCGCAGCCGCTGTTCTGA
- a CDS encoding citrate synthase, giving the protein MAKAKDSESKKDTVTVIDNATGKQIELPVHRGTHGPGAVDIMSFYKELGYVTYDPGFMSTASCRSAITYIDGDKGELLYRGYPIEQLAEKSTFLEVAYLLVYGELPSREQLTTFSTGIIHHTMIRESLRSFYQGFQYNAHPMAIMVGVVGSLSAFYHDSTDIRNARHREIAAHRLMAKMPTIAAASYKHSIGEPFVYPRNSLSYTGNLLHMMFSVPCEEYYVNPIAERALDLIFILHADHEQNASTSTIRLAGSSAANPFACVASGIAALWGPAHGGANEAVLGMLEEIGDVKHIQKFLDRAKDKNDSFRLMGFGHRVYKNYDPRAKIIRQMCHEVLEKLGDANDPLFELAMRLEEVALKDDYFRERSLYPNVDFYSGIIYKALGIPVNMFTVMFAIARTVGWVAQWMEMISDPNQRIARPRQLYVGAAERDYVDINKRS; this is encoded by the coding sequence ATGGCAAAGGCCAAAGATAGCGAATCGAAAAAAGACACAGTAACTGTTATTGATAACGCCACAGGTAAGCAGATCGAGTTGCCTGTGCATCGCGGCACACATGGTCCAGGCGCGGTGGATATCATGTCTTTCTACAAAGAACTCGGTTATGTCACATACGACCCCGGATTCATGTCGACCGCCAGTTGCCGCAGCGCGATCACGTATATCGATGGCGACAAGGGGGAGTTGCTGTATCGCGGCTATCCCATCGAGCAGCTGGCGGAAAAGAGTACCTTTCTCGAAGTGGCCTATTTGCTGGTGTATGGCGAGTTGCCGAGCCGTGAGCAGTTAACAACATTCAGTACCGGAATTATTCATCATACGATGATTCGTGAAAGCCTGAGGAGTTTTTATCAAGGTTTTCAATACAACGCACATCCAATGGCGATTATGGTCGGTGTCGTCGGTTCGCTGTCGGCGTTCTATCATGATTCCACCGATATTCGAAATGCCAGGCACCGTGAAATCGCCGCGCATCGGTTAATGGCCAAGATGCCGACAATTGCGGCGGCGAGTTATAAACATTCCATCGGTGAGCCGTTTGTCTATCCGCGCAACAGCCTGAGCTACACCGGCAATTTGCTGCATATGATGTTTTCAGTGCCGTGCGAGGAATATTATGTCAATCCCATCGCCGAGCGGGCACTGGATTTGATTTTTATTCTGCATGCGGATCATGAACAAAATGCCAGTACTTCCACGATTCGTCTGGCCGGTAGTTCGGCGGCCAATCCATTTGCCTGCGTGGCATCCGGTATCGCTGCATTGTGGGGGCCCGCCCATGGCGGTGCCAATGAGGCAGTGTTGGGGATGCTGGAAGAAATCGGCGATGTGAAACACATTCAGAAATTTCTTGATCGCGCCAAAGACAAGAATGACAGTTTTCGATTGATGGGCTTTGGCCATCGCGTCTACAAGAACTATGATCCGCGCGCCAAGATCATTCGCCAGATGTGCCATGAGGTGCTGGAGAAATTGGGCGATGCCAATGACCCGTTATTCGAGCTGGCGATGCGGCTGGAAGAGGTTGCGCTCAAGGACGATTATTTCCGCGAGCGTTCCTTGTATCCGAATGTCGATTTTTACTCCGGCATCATTTATAAGGCGTTGGGTATCCCGGTGAATATGTTTACGGTGATGTTTGCGATTGCGCGCACCGTAGGCTGGGTGGCACAGTGGATGGAAATGATCTCCGATCCCAACCAGCGGATCGCACGGCCACGACAGTTGTATGTTGGTGCGGCCGAGCGGGATTATGTGGATATTAACAAGCGAAGTTAG